The genomic region GGAGAAATGTGGGAGTTTGGAGGCTGCCGGAGGCCAGCCAAGGAGAAAGGCGTGCGACGATGGAAGAAGAGATGGAATGACAGCAAATGGGACTGTGCGACAAGGACAGCAAAGTATGCGCTCGCGTCCGCAACGCGCGTCGTGTATCGTACGCCGATCTGCAGTTCATTCACTTTTGGAGcgtcccttttcttttttcgtttgtttatttttgaaacatttcaactttTTGCCGCTACCCCCAGTGGGGTCGTACTCTCTGGGTGGGTGCGTGCGTACGCACTCGTGTGGACTTCAGGATCGTGCATCGGGCTGGACGCATCGTGTCCATTGGTCGTTTCAATTTGTAATGTTTTCCCATTCGTGTTAAGCTAGTGAGGAAACAGTAGggccaaaacgaaaaaaagggattCATTAGGGTTTTCGTGAAAAACCCATTGCTTTTTGCTTTGAATTGATAAACGAACATCAGAACCGTTTGTATGAAAGTTTAAACCCGACGTCAAAATAAATCGTCAACCCACTAGACCCTAAGTTGGTCGATGTGCACGATGGGAGTTACTCGTGTATAAAGTGACCACCGTGAGGGCATGAGTGTATGTTTCTTGGAAAATTCCGGCTCACTTTGCATAATTGGGTTATTCCTACACCATGTGTAAGACTTCGTTATCTCCCATACCTCACCAACCGACCGATGATGAatgaaaggaacaaaaaagcaTGAATGGAAGATCTTCTGATGCTGCTTTGTACTCTTTAGCTATGGGGAGCAGAATCTGTGGGGTGTATTTGCTCTCTAATCTCGCTTTGCAGATATTCTCTTTCCCTTTCACTCGTACTTTTCCTTTCTCGCATTAATCTGACTATTTGGAGGGTCACAGGGCCACGTTCTATAGATTGGATGACACGACCCATAAAGAACGATACCCCTTCCGCGATCCAACACAACGGTGGGGAGTAGGCGTACGCATACAAACACTAACTACGATACAAATAAACTTAGCGATGCTAACGAGGAGCATCCCTTTTTGGCAGAAATGCACTTATGAAACACTGATGCCTCAGAAATCATAGCAGATGTAGTCGGCGGTTCCTCTACAAGTACAATGTGACTGTCGAGAATGCTTTGAGTAAAATACATATGGTccatcttagcttgtcgctgcTACATCGCCTCTCGTGGAGCTGATGTGTTGCTTGGTTTGGCATCAAAAAAGGAGCTTAGCGAAAAGAAGATTGTACTGGAATGACAGTCTATTAGTTCACTGCCGAACAGCGGATGTTGATCTTGATCAGTGTAAGTTATAGGGTGGAAAATGTGGGGCTACTCAAACCACAAAGACACAGCATAATTTTTAGCATATGTAGAAAATTCTGCTTCAGTAGGAATTAAATGCGACGCTAGcggtaaaacaaacatactcacacacacacacacacacacacacacacaaatatacTCAAAGGGCCTCCTGCATGTTGGAAGAGGGTTCGGTGTTGATCAAGAGAAAAAGAGTCAAACGAATGTGTGCCTGTGTCATGTCCGCTACACAGCATAGGAATCGCATGAAGGCATGGGGAATAGCGACAGAATTTCACGAGAATTTCATACAGTATCCAACCGTCATTACGACAGTCGCCATCATTACAGGAATGTTGGAGCATTGGTGTGCTGTGGCGTTGAGCGTTTCAATAGTCTAGCGCGCGCCCTCATCTCTCGGCATAGGGAAGTTAACTTCCGGACGACGGTGGAAATTCTTCACGTACTCCTCGATCTCAGTTTGCCGTTGACTAGTGTCAAGTAATCAGAAAATATCACATAATTGCTTAACGTTCGCATGCTGTGTCGAGCGTGTTTCGCTTCATAGCATCGTTTCGTGTTCTAGCATGAGTGAAGATATTTCAAATGCAAACGCTTCTAGAATCAGTTCCCAATTGTACCATATATTGACGAAATACTCTGCTTTTGTTTCAGCACTACTGCCAAAATCGTCATCAGCGGAATTCCGCAACACGCTAAGTTCGACGACATTGAGCCGCTGCTGAAACCTTACGGTAAGGTGGAGCACTGCGAGGCTGGAACTAGCAAAGACCCTAATACCCAAACCGTCCATATTACCTTCGAGAATCACGACCAGGCACAAAGGTAAGTCACTTTACTTTCTTCGCCGCTAGTCAAACTGTATTCAATGACATAATCTGGACGTGTTCTGCTGTAGGGCGGTCTCCGGCTTGAACGGAGTGGACTTTGAGGGCTCCAAGTTGCTGGTGGAGCTGTCGGAGGCTAACAAACAGGCTCGACGAGCGCAGCGCAACCGTTCCCAGTACGGTACAGGCATGTCGGGAGGTGGTGGCCCCGGTCGGCAGACCGACTTCCCGTTGCGTGTGTTAGTGCAGAGCGAGATGGTCGGTGCCATCATCGGTCGGCAAGGCAGCACTATTCGGCACATCACGCAACAGAGTCGCGCGCGGGTGGACGTGCACCGGAAAGACAATGTCGGGTCTGTCGAAAAGGCGATCACGATCTATGGCAATCCCGAGAACTGCACGATGGCCTGCAAGAAAATCCTCGAGGTTATGCAGCAAGAGGCGAATAGCACGAACAAAGGTGAGATCTGCCTGAAAATCCTGGCCCACAATAACCTGATCGGACGAATCATCGGTAAGAGCGGGAACACGATCAAGCGGATAATGCAGGATACCGACACGAAGATCACGGTCAGTTCGATCAACGACATCAGCAGTTTCAACCTAGAGCGCATCATCACGGTGAAAGGTACGATCGACAACATGTCGAAAGGCGAAAGCCAGATCAGCGCCAAGCTGCGCCAGAGCTACGAAAACGACCTGCAGGCCCTGGCGCCGCAGAGCATCATGTTCCCGGGGCTGCATCCCATGGCGATGATGTCGACGGCCGGCAACGGCATGGGTTTCACGGGTCGTACCGCGGGGGGCAGTGTggttggtggaggtggtgccgCCGGGGGCCCCGGCGGAGCCGGTATGTATCCTGGTTCTAACTTCCCGATGTATCAACCTCCGACCGGAGGGCCGGCTGGCGTTCCACCAGGCTCAAGCGAGGTGCAGGAAACGACCTACCTCTACATCCCGAACAACGCCGTGGGCGCCATCATCGGTACCAAAGGATTGCACATTCGCAATATCATCAGATTCTCAGGTGCCTCCGTCAAGATTGCGCCACTAGAGGCGGACAAGCCCCAGGAACAGCAGACCGAGCGCAAAGTTACCATTATCGGCACACCGGAAGCTCAGTGGAAGGCGCAGTATTTGATTTTCGAGAAGATGCGGGAAGAAGGATTCGTATCCGGCACTGACGATGTCAGGCTGACGGTGGAGATTTTTGTACCAAGTGCACAGGTAAGATTAAGTGAGCCATATCGCTCAGAGGACGATGCGCGTGGCACATTACATTCACAAGTTCAACCGGAATATTGTGTTTCCACAGGTTGGACGTATTATTGGCAAAGGTGGACAGAACGTTCGCGAGCTACAACGCGTTACAGGTAGCATAATAAAGCTGCCCGAACATACGGCCAGCACACCCGTAGATGAAGAAACGACAGTACACATCATCGGTCCATTCTTCAGCGTTCAGGTAAGCTCTCTAAAAGgtatacaatttgttttcccttaGTTCTGACACCTTTTCTTCCACACTTTTTGCCAATGCACGCAGTCTGCACAGAGACGTATCCGCACGATGATGCAGGCTACCAATCCACCCCCGGCCACCAAGCGCCAATCGTCACAGAAAACCAAGGAGCAGGCGGCAGGTATGGCCACTCCAGCCACCAGTGCTCCCGCGACCGCCGGCTCGACGCCaccacagcaacagcagtcGTCCAGTACAAACGCATAATCAAAACGTCACGTTGCGCAAGAGTATCACGAGAAAGgcggtagcagcagcagcagcagcagcagcaacaacgacAGTGACAACAGTGGCGACGGCAGGAAAGGTGCAAGCACCACCACGGTCAACCCGGGTAACTACCTTTAGAGGGTGTTTCAAATCTATTATCAGTCGGGAAAAGAAGATTTAACTAGATGCTGAAGATGAGGACAAGAGGAAAGAAGATAGAAAGTTGCACCGAGGAAGGAGAGGAAACAATCGGAGGAAAACGCCGATCGCAGCCTGAGAAGAAGGAAACACATGAAGCCAAATACAACCCAATAACCAACAATGCAATAGCCCAGCAACAGAAACCTGATACCACCGTCCTATAGATGAGCCGGGTGCGTTCCCAATCGACGCCATCCTGGCTTCTGGCCCAGCCAATATCATTTTCCCAATCATTCTACTTCCACCGCCTAAATATTAGTTTAGGCTTAGAAATATTGTTATATTTACTCTATTACTATTTTTGCCTGTTCTATGTTCATTGCTCCCTTATTACTCAATAGTTTTCAACATAGCGAGGCGGGAATGGTGATGATTAAGGGTCGGTGACTTCATCATAATATTCCTAATCGGAGGGAGAGAGATCATGAGCAAATGCGTATTTGAAGAAGACAGGAATATTTCACAAACGCCTATGTCATCACCTGGATAGCTTATGCATGCTCTTGCTCAATCATCACAGGTGTAACAGATTGATGAATCCATAATCAAAATAGCCCATATACATACAGTGTAAGTCTTAGATTCCGCCCAGCAGCCCCAGCCGCAACCACAGCGACAACTAATGCAAAGATCAAGACCCACGTTATCCTTCTTCTGGTAGAGAAGAAGGATgagaaatatgcaaattatcaATAGGTTGCAGAAGAACACTAATAGCAGGAAAAAAGTTGGAAGATAAGAGAAAACATGCCCAAGCAAGATGAAAtgataaatgataaatgataAACGGTTAGCcgtttcgcaacaaaaaaCTGATTTACCTACATTGTTGTGTGCAGATAGTAGTCCACAAATCAATAATGGAATGATACTTTGAAGATCAGTAATATACACTATACATTAatataaatagaaataaaatttaaaaaaaatgcaaaataaaagacgCCAGTCGTCCAGGGAAGATAACAGATCATGAAGGAAGTATGCATGAATGGCAACTCTGAAGAATATTCTAGAGAATGCACTCATATATGTAACGAACGGAGCTCTACAGAGATTCTTGACTCTGTACACGGGATGGAAAACTGGATCAAGCcctgttaaaacaaaaaagcatatGGACTCATTCGAACACGACGTACGTGCCATGCCTGGCAAAGACCTCTATTCTTTCATAACGCTCGTTATCGGATTATTATTTCTACGGGAAtgcttaaaaacatttttttccaccatgaACGAATTCAAATAATTATTCTCATTCGTGCAATTTCACCTCGTAAAATACCATCATTAAACACAAATGTTGCCATAGACTCACTTGAGGATCTTAGAGAGTAACACGGTGTAGTTTTGCGGTTAAATTATTGCCTAATTTCAACCGCAGAAATCTTGGTTAGCAGCTCGAATGAAAGATTAATTATTGTAACATTCCCAGTTTCCTTCTTAGCGATAACGCACTACAGAGCAAAAAGAGCACGATATATTGGTACCAATTGGCAAAAAATACGATCTACTGCAGTTCACCGAGAACGAAAAACCATTCTCCTACTGGCTTCAATAATTATcgattcaaagcatcttggcCACGTCACTCTGCATCTCTGGCGTGTGAATAATTGGAAACCAAGTCAGCAAAGCCGCAAGGTAGGAGATATGCGAGCGAAATAACGTACGAACTGCAGCGAAATGAAACGTAATAGAGCCAATTCGTATAAGAAATTAGTGTTTAAACCTGTtgaaaatatatgtttttgcTAATTTATTCAGTTGATAGAATATCGAGAATAAGAATGCCAacaacatttgagtgtagtgtATGATACTGGCAGTGGAAGAGTATGGGAATCGGTAATGTCAATCAattgaatatgtttttgtCTTGTCTTAAAAGATCGCGCAATGAGAGATTTAAAACTTTAGtatgtaatttttgttcatttttaggAAGTCTCTTAAGGGAATGTTTGGAACAATGCTTGTGGTTGTAGTTTTTCAGTATGTGCGAGTTATGAAAGTGAATGCGGAACCTTGATTGTAGAAGTAACGTAACTGGGAGATGATCAAAGGTGGTACAAAACGATGAAGCAAGAGTATTATGGCAAAGGAGGAGGTACgtttatcgtttgttttggaaatatGTAAAAGTGAGTGAGTTTCTCAAACGAACGAATTTCATTTCGTTGGCTGCTGCAGTGTGCGTGGGAGACGTTAGGTTATTTCCCAGAGAAGTTTGACGTGCACCATGTCAAATAGCGGCTGACGATACTcgttgttgtttattgttcgcGCTGTAGGCGGGGCACTGCCGCGAACAGCCGTGCCACTGCCGTTGACTAGAAGAGGGAAGGAGCAATGTGGGTTTGGAAGCAGGAAGGTGATTTTCTTGTTCTGCTCGATATCTAGATAGTGTGGGGAGGAGGACCTGTTGTTGTAGCATCGAATATGTTAAGCCGCCCTTTTTAGTAAGTGGTTGACCAAAGATTGTCGGAATTTTATAGCGTTTGACTCCGATGCACCATGagcaatgtgtgtgtgttttttgctgAATACCAATGAGACAGATGCGGGCAGGTCCTCTTGAGGCTCTCAATGGGTCGCTTCCAGATCCCTAACGCTTAACTAATCGTAAGCTAGTACATTTCCTACTAACAACACGTGCTCGCTAATTTACTGAGTGGAGAGTGGTAATTGCAACTAAATCACTACGCCTCAAGAAAATTGCTGTTGAAACTCCATGATAAAACTTTATGCAGGCAAGAGAAAGCGAAGTAATAGCAAGAGATCAATCTTCCATTTGCTCACCTAAATATTAATCTTTCCCTCTTCAAGAGAAACTAACTGTAGGATAGGTAGGTAGGTAGGAAGTGGCTCTTGCATTAAACGACTGTCATTGCAATGCATCCTAGACCAACTGTAGCTGCATTGCGATGCATCTTCCTTTTGGCGATGTAGGTTGGCGTCGTGCTATCTAACGAGAGGCCATAATTTGTAACAGGCATGCCTTATTATCTATTTATTATGAATCGTACATGGGATGGAAACGGGTGTAACAAGAGAAAACGAGACGCAGAGAAAAGCaatggtaaacaaaaccataacAATACGAAGGTGATGATGGATTCATTTACAAcataaattgaaacaataGCTTTGCACCTGCGTCAGCCGTTCAATTACGTTTTATTataccacctccaccaccactacccaCAAGACAGGACATCGGCAGTAGCAGCACAGACGTCCTGAAGCGGCTGCGGTACCAGCACCAACagaatgttttcaaacaaatgtgCAACGTTTTCAAGCAGCAACAAAGAGTAAACAAACGAAGCGGAAACGAATACCTCATTAGAAAGTGCATTATCATCGCGAAcgcaaaaatataaacactTCTACCAATACAAGTCATCCCCAacggcaaaacaaaatttgcgTAATCCCCTtcagaagaaggagaagaaggtgTAAACTGTTGAACAACCTCATGACGTAAAGTCCCCAAACTACCAAATGGTAGCCAAAATTATGGCTAGTGAATATGCCCAAGTCGATCGAGAGCACCAAATGAGTCTATTTGGAATATGTAACGTAAGCTTGTCACTGACCACTTAACCCCTGTAAAAGGAAAAGATATGAAAGTGTATGTCCAGTCAAATATTCTACAACTTTCCCAAGCAAttatttgattgattgaacaCATTTTATGCAATTCCTGAATACAAAGCTAAGCAATCAATTTCATCTCTGCTGAACCAGTAACGATGCCCGTCAAACTATCTAATGTCACGCTTGCTTTTGCAGTTACGTAACGAATATGTTTGTCCCTTATTATTGTTGATGATCTAGTAGTTCATAAATAGCTTGCATAAATAGTAGTGCATAAAAACTGTTGAATTTTCCTACAACTTTTAAAACCATATTAAAGCAGTAGCTGTTTTGcaaattaatatttgtttgattgttgaaGTTCTTACTTTATGTTCCCTATTTTTTCATAGGAACCCTACGGCACTTATACATCATGTTAGCTATGATAAATGCACTTCTATCAGAGTGTTCCATAAAAGCATAATCAAAAtagttcgtttttgtttgtatctGTAAATTAAAGCtacgaacttttttttatttttttttctctgttttaaaTAGTGCtaatatttatgtttccaCGAATGTGAAGCAAAGTATTGGTTCAAATGTAACTTATACCATCGTGTATACATTTAGACAGCAATCAAATCGCTCCACTATTACGCTCCATATCTTGTACATAAGCAAAGAATCACCAGGTTGGCAAAACAAAAGACTCAAGGAGAAAACAATACTCCATGCGTGAGCAAAGAACGGCGTAGGGTGTTCGAAGCAGAGTAATTTGTAACGGTGCCTTGCAGAGCAACACAGACACATTCACTTTAACAGTAACATTTTTGTAAATTATGTTTACCCGTCAACGAAGATCATCCTTACTTATGATTTAAAAGCTTACTTTCAATGAATCTTCAACTTTTTCAATGCAATGGCTTGGTGGAACTACAATGAAATCAATCGAGATCAATAAGGCTTTACGTTTTAAATTTCGACTTCTTTTGGTGAAATTTATATATTGAGGTAGGCGATGTTTTTCGCACAGCCAGGAAAAGTAAATGGGAAAAGAACAAGTAATCAAATGGAAATATTAGCAATTTCTTCAGATTAATTAGTACCCTTGTATCTTCCACGTTGTGTAAAGCTATGTGTGGAAAAAACGCTAGAATTGCatatagaaaaacata from Anopheles coustani chromosome 3, idAnoCousDA_361_x.2, whole genome shotgun sequence harbors:
- the LOC131260555 gene encoding insulin-like growth factor 2 mRNA-binding protein 1 isoform X3 codes for the protein MNIADFATGGVSSNGFNGVNYAADTDLSTTAKIVISGIPQHAKFDDIEPLLKPYGKVEHCEAGTSKDPNTQTVHITFENHDQAQRAVSGLNGVDFEGSKLLVELSEANKQARRAQRNRSQYGTGMSGGGGPGRQTDFPLRVLVQSEMVGAIIGRQGSTIRHITQQSRARVDVHRKDNVGSVEKAITIYGNPENCTMACKKILEVMQQEANSTNKGEICLKILAHNNLIGRIIGKSGNTIKRIMQDTDTKITVSSINDISSFNLERIITVKGTIDNMSKGESQISAKLRQSYENDLQALAPQSIMFPGLHPMAMMSTAGNGMGFTGRTAGGSVVGGGGAAGGPGGAGMYPGSNFPMYQPPTGGPAGVPPGSSEVQETTYLYIPNNAVGAIIGTKGLHIRNIIRFSGASVKIAPLEADKPQEQQTERKVTIIGTPEAQWKAQYLIFEKMREEGFVSGTDDVRLTVEIFVPSAQVGRIIGKGGQNVRELQRVTGSIIKLPEHTASTPVDEETTVHIIGPFFSVQSAQRRIRTMMQATNPPPATKRQSSQKTKEQAAGMATPATSAPATAGSTPPQQQQSSSTNA
- the LOC131260555 gene encoding insulin-like growth factor 2 mRNA-binding protein 1 isoform X1, translating into MAHHQYQQQQYQQSQYQYQQQSHYGYQIPQYSTGLAEYAQQNNPSSVVPPLGGGIWLKACYNQLDQPRNGTSNSTDQNLHQSLYSDSNQLLMPFSTTAKIVISGIPQHAKFDDIEPLLKPYGKVEHCEAGTSKDPNTQTVHITFENHDQAQRAVSGLNGVDFEGSKLLVELSEANKQARRAQRNRSQYGTGMSGGGGPGRQTDFPLRVLVQSEMVGAIIGRQGSTIRHITQQSRARVDVHRKDNVGSVEKAITIYGNPENCTMACKKILEVMQQEANSTNKGEICLKILAHNNLIGRIIGKSGNTIKRIMQDTDTKITVSSINDISSFNLERIITVKGTIDNMSKGESQISAKLRQSYENDLQALAPQSIMFPGLHPMAMMSTAGNGMGFTGRTAGGSVVGGGGAAGGPGGAGMYPGSNFPMYQPPTGGPAGVPPGSSEVQETTYLYIPNNAVGAIIGTKGLHIRNIIRFSGASVKIAPLEADKPQEQQTERKVTIIGTPEAQWKAQYLIFEKMREEGFVSGTDDVRLTVEIFVPSAQVGRIIGKGGQNVRELQRVTGSIIKLPEHTASTPVDEETTVHIIGPFFSVQSAQRRIRTMMQATNPPPATKRQSSQKTKEQAAGMATPATSAPATAGSTPPQQQQSSSTNA
- the LOC131260555 gene encoding insulin-like growth factor 2 mRNA-binding protein 1 isoform X2 — encoded protein: MAANMEQFSELELSKEDREQIFDPPLDAPKTQNGASTTAKIVISGIPQHAKFDDIEPLLKPYGKVEHCEAGTSKDPNTQTVHITFENHDQAQRAVSGLNGVDFEGSKLLVELSEANKQARRAQRNRSQYGTGMSGGGGPGRQTDFPLRVLVQSEMVGAIIGRQGSTIRHITQQSRARVDVHRKDNVGSVEKAITIYGNPENCTMACKKILEVMQQEANSTNKGEICLKILAHNNLIGRIIGKSGNTIKRIMQDTDTKITVSSINDISSFNLERIITVKGTIDNMSKGESQISAKLRQSYENDLQALAPQSIMFPGLHPMAMMSTAGNGMGFTGRTAGGSVVGGGGAAGGPGGAGMYPGSNFPMYQPPTGGPAGVPPGSSEVQETTYLYIPNNAVGAIIGTKGLHIRNIIRFSGASVKIAPLEADKPQEQQTERKVTIIGTPEAQWKAQYLIFEKMREEGFVSGTDDVRLTVEIFVPSAQVGRIIGKGGQNVRELQRVTGSIIKLPEHTASTPVDEETTVHIIGPFFSVQSAQRRIRTMMQATNPPPATKRQSSQKTKEQAAGMATPATSAPATAGSTPPQQQQSSSTNA